The DNA sequence GCTGCTCCCGGCATGCCTGAAGCATAACGTAGGGGTCATTGTGCGGGTAGCGCTGGATGAGGGCGGGTTGACCGGCAACATTACGCCGGAGACAACGTTCGCGCCGGATGACTTCCGCAACAACTACTTCCGCGGCGACCGCAAGCAGCAGGTGCATGATCGCGTGCAGAAGATTGCGGCGGATCTGAACATCGCGGTGGATGAGTTGCCAGAAACCGCGCTGCGTTACGTGCTCAGCCATCCGGCTGTATCCACGGTTATTCCAGGGATGCGCTCGATCCGCAACGTGGAACGCAATATGCAGGTTGGTGACGGACGCGGCCTCCCGGAGGACAAGATCGAGAAGCTGAAGGCGCATCGCTGGATTCGCAATTTCTACCAAGCGTGACGGCCAGGCCGGGAGGCAACTGCGCCGAGGCGCATCAGATTCATCGCGCAGCTTGTGTGAAGTGTGGGTCGGGGTTTTGGGTTTTCTCCCGGGAGCTGTTTTTTGCCGGAGCAGCCCTTCTAAGGACTGACTTCCTGAATGTGTGGCAAAGGTAAGCTTTCGTACGATCGGGTCATCCAGATATATTTCTGGATGGCCCTTTTTCGTGTGCGGCAAAGACGGCCAACCGTATTTATGGAAGCGCAAAATAGTAACAGTACCATTTATTTCTGGTAGCAACTTCACTAATATTGCTGATGAATGGGCTTGAGACGCTAATTTATTACCTCTTTACCATAAAGAGTGTAAGAAAGGGTAACTGTTAATAGTAATGGCTTCACTAATCATGAATTATCGCTACTCATCGTAATGATTACAGGTGGTTGGTACCCTTAAATAAGGGAGTTGCTACATAAGTGCGGTGTCAGCGGTTTCAAAGTAAGCATCAATGGCAATTCTTATCCCTGTGTCATCCCCCGTTGTTGCCTTTACCGGCCCCCCCTCATTCTAATGCTAGCACCATTAGTGGCAGCCTCTATGCCAATCAACCAAACGGCATAATAACTAACATAAAACGTCATATATAAAACGAATAATAACGAACAATTAAGCTGTTAATGCAGCCAAATGTTCGTATTCCGTTTGATTGTATGCTTAAAAACCGAACCATTGCCCCAATTTTCAGCACTTGTGTAAGGAAAAATTACATTTTTCTATTGAAATCGGACGGGATATGCGGTTATAATCAAACCACACAGATAAACGTTCAAACAATGTAAAAATATATAACATGGGAGTGGAGAGCGATGAGAAAGAAGCTGGTGATGGTCGGAAACGGGATGGCGGGCGTAGCTAGTATTGAGCATTTGCTGAAGCTGGCTCCGCAAAAATACGAGATCACGATCTTCGGCAGCGAGCCGCATCCGAATTATAACCGGATCATGCTGTCGTCTGTACTGGCCGGGGATACGGAAATGAAGGATATCGTGATTAACGATTGGGACTGGTACAAGGACAACCAGATTACGCTTCACGCAGGACATACTGTCAATAAAGTTGACACGAAGAACAAAACCGTCGCCACTGATACCGGCATCACCGAATCTTACGACGAATTGATCTTGGCAACCGGCTCTCTCCCCTTCATGCTGCCGCTTCCGGGAGCAGACAAGGAAGGCGTGATCGCTTTCCGGGATATCAAGGATTGCGAAACGATGATCGAAACGGCCAAGCAGTACAAGAAAGCGGTCGTAATCGGCGGCGGCTTGCTTGGACTGGAGGCCGCGCGCGGCTTGCTCAACTTGAACATGGATGTCACCGTTGTTCACATCCACCAGTACCTGATGGAAAGACAGCTGGACCAAACGGCTGCGATTATGCTGCAGCGTGAGCTGGAAGCACAGGGAATGAAGTTTTTGCTGGAGAAGAACAGCGAAGCGATTACAGGCAAGCAGCGCGTCACCGGCCTGAAATTCGATGACGGGACATGGGCAGAGGCCGACCTGATCGTGATGGCGGTAGGGATTCGCCCGAATGTCGCCCTCGCCAAAGGGGCTGGTGTCGAAATAAACCGCGGGATCGTCGTCAATGATTATCTGGAAACCAGCTTGCCTAACGTCTACGCGATTGGTGAGTGCGCGGAGCATCGCGGCATTGCTTACGGCTTGGTTGCTCCTCTGTATGAGCAAGGCGCAGTCTTGGCGAAGCGGCTCGCTGGAGTGGAAACAGAGGGCTATCAAGGCTCTGTCACTTCCACAAAGCTGAAGGTTTCTGGCGTGAATGTGTTTTCGGCCGGACAATTTGCTGACGATCTGCATACACGATCCGTACGCGTGCAGGACGATTTCAACGGGATTTATAAAAAAGTAGTGATTAAAAACGGCCGAGTGATTGGAAGCGTGCTGTTCGGAGATACGAGCGACGGCTCCCGGATTTTCTCCATGATCCGGAGCGGCGAGGATGTGACGGGGAAGGAAAAGCAAATTTTGCTTGCGGACGATGCCTCCGGCAAAGGCAAATCCGACGTTGAACTCGTGGCGGCGATGGCGGATGACGAAATCATATGCGGCTGCAACGGCGTGTCCAAAGGGGATATCGTCTCAGCCATCCACGACAAGGGTTGTACCAGCGTAGGCGAGATCAAGGCCTGTACGAAGGCTTCGGGCGGCTGCGGCAGCTGCAAGAATCTTGTGGAAGGATTGCTTGCACACACCCTTGGCGAGGACGGCGTCACGACTGTGAAGGAAGGCATCTGCGGCTGTACGCCGCTTGGACGCGATGAAGTAGTGGCAGCGATTCGCGAGATGAAGCTCACCACCAGCAAGGAAGTGATGCATGTGCTGGAATGGCATAACAAGGAAGGCTGCTCGAAATGCCGCCCGGCGCTCAACTACTATCTGGGCATGGTATGGCCGGAGGAGCATGAGGATGAGCGGGAATCCCGCTTTGTGAACGAGCGCAATCATGCGAATATCCAGAAGGATGGCCGCTATTCGGTTGTGCCGCGGATTTACGGCGGGGTAACAACTCCGGAGGATCTTAAGAAGATTGCCGACGTTGCTGTAAAATACAATGTAGAGCTGGTGAAGATCACGGGCGGCCAACGGCTTGACTTGTTCGGCATCGAGAAGGAGGATCTTCCGAAGGTGTGGGAGGAGCTCGGGATGGAGTCCGGCTATGCTTACGGCAAGGCGCTGCGGACGGTGAAAACCTGTGTAGGCTCTACATGGTGCCGATTCGGAACGCAGGATTCGATTCAAATGGGCATTGATCTGGAGAAGAAATTCCAGAGGATGAACACGCCGGCGAAGGTGAAGATGGCAGTGTCCGGTTGTCCGCGAAATTGCGCGGAAGCAACCATTAAGGATTATGGCGTTGTCGCTATTGACGGCGGCTGGGAAATTTATGTCGGCGGCAATGGAGGAACCGATGTGCGCGCTGCCGATTCGCTCGTCAGGGTGAAGACCAGCGAGGAAGTGATTGAATGGAGCGGCGCTTACTGGCAATATTACAGGGAGAATGCCAACTATAATGAGCGGACATCGAAATGGATCGAGCGGGTCGGCATCGATGCAATCAAGCAGGCGCTGGCGAAGCCGGAGGATCGGAAAGCCCTGTTCGAGCGTCTGGACAAAGCGCTGAGCCTGATCGAGGATCCTTGGAAAGAAGTGCTGGAAAACGAAGAGCTGCGCAAGTCCTTTGAAAAGCTGGAAGTAAATGAGCAATTGGCCCATTAAGAAAGAAGGACAGGTGATCGGATATGAATCAAGTGGCAATCGGAAACTATAGTGATATAGAAGAAAAGCGTTCACGCATTGTTCAGATCAATGGCATTGAGATTTCTGTATTCAAGCTGTCCAGCGGTGAAATCCGCGCGATTGAGAACCGCTGCCCGCACAAGGGCGGCAAGCTGTCGGAAGGGATAGTAAGCGGACATTACGTATTCTGTCCGTTGCATGACTGGAAGATCGATATGAATGACGGTGTCGTTCAGGCGCCTGATGAAGGATGCGTGGCCACGTATCAGGTAACGGTGACGGAGAATGGAGAGCTGCTCCTCGATCTCGAATCGGCAACCTCAGACCAGTCCTGCGAGGCATCCTAATTGAGTTGATAAAGAACGAGAGGAATCACAATATGCGGAGACTAGAGGGCAAGCGGGTGGCTATCACAGGCCCCCGCAAGGCAGAAGAAATCAGCACATTGATTGCGAAGTTGGGCGGCATCCCGCTTGTCCGGCCGGCGCAAGGCACCATATATCTGCAGAACGAGGATATTGAAGCGCAAGTGGTTTCTTTTATCGAGCAGGATTGGGACTGGATGATTCTGACGACTGGCATCGGAACGGAGTTGCTGATCCGCAATGCGGAGAACGCCGGGTTGGCAGAGCCTTTCCTGGCCAAGCTGCGCAGCATTCGAGTGGCGGCACGGGGATATAAAACGGCTAATGTCTTGAAAAAAAATGGCGTTACTCCTGCCGCAAGAGACAACGATGGCACAGTAGCAGGAATCATTCGCGCCATGGAGGATTTCCCCCTCGAAGGAAAGCGGGTGGTCGTCCAGTTTTACGGCGACGTTTCGCCGAAACTGGTTCGGTGGCTTACCGAACGAGGCGCTTCCTTCGAAGAGATTTTGCCCTACCGGCATGTGCCGCCTGATCCGGAAGTGATGGAAAAGCTGATAACGGAAATTGTAACCGGACAAGTAGATGCAGTCGCATTCACCAGTACGCCGCAAGTGCGGTTTACATTCGAATATGCCGATAAGACAGGTCGCGGCGAGCAGCTGCTGCAGGCTTTCCGGACGCATGCGGCAGCCGTGGCGATCGGGAAGGTGACAGCCGAAGTCATTCGAGAGGTAGGCGTCGAGCGCATCGTAGTGCCGACCGAGGAACGAATCGGCAGTATGATTGTCAAATTAGCAGAATACTATGCTTCCGGACGAACAGAAGACACCTAACAGCATGAAGCGAGACACACAGGAGGAAGCGGATGGACTACGTAAAACCAAACCAGGTGCTGCACAATATGATTCAGACAGGAGCGGGAAAAGCACAATTACCCGTAATTCAGCTCATTCTTCGAGGATTTCTCGGCGGGGCTATCTTGGCATATGCCACGACACTCGCCTTTACGGCGACTTCACAAACCGGTCTGGGCCTCGTCGGCGCATTGGTCTTTCCGCTTGGCTTCGTCATCATTATTTTGCTCGGGCTTGAGCTGGTGACAGGGAGCTTCGCCTTAATCCCGCTTGCCGTGATGGAAAGACGCGCAACAGCAGGGCAGATGGCAAACAATTTCTTCTGGGTTATCGTTGGCCATGTG is a window from the Xylanibacillus composti genome containing:
- the nirB gene encoding nitrite reductase large subunit NirB, whose amino-acid sequence is MRKKLVMVGNGMAGVASIEHLLKLAPQKYEITIFGSEPHPNYNRIMLSSVLAGDTEMKDIVINDWDWYKDNQITLHAGHTVNKVDTKNKTVATDTGITESYDELILATGSLPFMLPLPGADKEGVIAFRDIKDCETMIETAKQYKKAVVIGGGLLGLEAARGLLNLNMDVTVVHIHQYLMERQLDQTAAIMLQRELEAQGMKFLLEKNSEAITGKQRVTGLKFDDGTWAEADLIVMAVGIRPNVALAKGAGVEINRGIVVNDYLETSLPNVYAIGECAEHRGIAYGLVAPLYEQGAVLAKRLAGVETEGYQGSVTSTKLKVSGVNVFSAGQFADDLHTRSVRVQDDFNGIYKKVVIKNGRVIGSVLFGDTSDGSRIFSMIRSGEDVTGKEKQILLADDASGKGKSDVELVAAMADDEIICGCNGVSKGDIVSAIHDKGCTSVGEIKACTKASGGCGSCKNLVEGLLAHTLGEDGVTTVKEGICGCTPLGRDEVVAAIREMKLTTSKEVMHVLEWHNKEGCSKCRPALNYYLGMVWPEEHEDERESRFVNERNHANIQKDGRYSVVPRIYGGVTTPEDLKKIADVAVKYNVELVKITGGQRLDLFGIEKEDLPKVWEELGMESGYAYGKALRTVKTCVGSTWCRFGTQDSIQMGIDLEKKFQRMNTPAKVKMAVSGCPRNCAEATIKDYGVVAIDGGWEIYVGGNGGTDVRAADSLVRVKTSEEVIEWSGAYWQYYRENANYNERTSKWIERVGIDAIKQALAKPEDRKALFERLDKALSLIEDPWKEVLENEELRKSFEKLEVNEQLAH
- the nirD gene encoding nitrite reductase small subunit NirD, whose protein sequence is MNQVAIGNYSDIEEKRSRIVQINGIEISVFKLSSGEIRAIENRCPHKGGKLSEGIVSGHYVFCPLHDWKIDMNDGVVQAPDEGCVATYQVTVTENGELLLDLESATSDQSCEAS
- a CDS encoding uroporphyrinogen-III synthase yields the protein MRRLEGKRVAITGPRKAEEISTLIAKLGGIPLVRPAQGTIYLQNEDIEAQVVSFIEQDWDWMILTTGIGTELLIRNAENAGLAEPFLAKLRSIRVAARGYKTANVLKKNGVTPAARDNDGTVAGIIRAMEDFPLEGKRVVVQFYGDVSPKLVRWLTERGASFEEILPYRHVPPDPEVMEKLITEIVTGQVDAVAFTSTPQVRFTFEYADKTGRGEQLLQAFRTHAAAVAIGKVTAEVIREVGVERIVVPTEERIGSMIVKLAEYYASGRTEDT